One region of Exiguobacterium acetylicum genomic DNA includes:
- the purD gene encoding phosphoribosylamine--glycine ligase has protein sequence MKVLVIGKGGREHALVWKLAQDERIETVYAAPGNAGMTQATCVPIAEDAIDELVAFAQDEQIDWTIVGPEGPLVLGVVNAFQAAGLQIFGPTREAAAIEGSKQFAKELMERAGIPTAAHAVFTSAADAEAYVRKAGAPIVIKADGLAAGKGVTVAETVDQALVAIHDTFAGEYGQQSRVVIEECLIGEECSLMAFVHEETVIPMVLSQDHKRAFDGDLGPNTGGMGAYSPLPQWDEAALTTEAVDRIIQPLVDQMASEGIPFTGFLYAGLMLTKQGPFVIEFNARFGDPETEVILPRLETPLLDVIMPLMEGQTPEVVWTDQAAVGVVVAAEGYPEAPKTGQAIPLDQIGNGLLVFHAGTAERDDQLVSAGGRVLVCVSRAETIEQAVEQVYANLPDVTDQPFFYRTDIAQKAFRASHES, from the coding sequence ATGAAGGTATTGGTGATTGGTAAAGGAGGGCGTGAACACGCGCTCGTCTGGAAGCTGGCACAGGATGAACGGATCGAGACAGTGTATGCTGCGCCCGGAAATGCCGGGATGACACAAGCCACATGTGTTCCGATCGCCGAAGATGCCATCGATGAACTCGTGGCGTTCGCACAAGACGAACAGATCGATTGGACGATCGTCGGACCAGAAGGACCACTTGTTCTCGGAGTCGTTAACGCTTTTCAGGCAGCGGGACTGCAAATCTTCGGACCAACACGGGAAGCGGCAGCGATCGAAGGAAGTAAGCAATTCGCGAAAGAATTGATGGAGCGTGCTGGTATTCCGACCGCTGCTCACGCCGTCTTTACTTCAGCAGCAGACGCAGAGGCGTATGTTCGCAAAGCGGGTGCACCGATCGTCATCAAAGCCGACGGACTTGCTGCCGGAAAAGGAGTCACGGTCGCAGAAACCGTGGACCAAGCACTTGTTGCAATCCACGATACGTTTGCCGGGGAATACGGTCAACAAAGCCGCGTCGTCATCGAAGAATGCCTGATCGGGGAAGAATGTTCGTTGATGGCATTCGTGCACGAAGAGACCGTCATCCCGATGGTATTGTCGCAAGATCATAAACGAGCGTTTGACGGTGACTTAGGTCCGAACACAGGAGGCATGGGCGCGTATTCTCCGCTTCCTCAGTGGGACGAAGCAGCGTTGACGACAGAAGCTGTTGATCGCATCATTCAGCCGCTCGTCGATCAGATGGCAAGCGAAGGGATTCCGTTCACCGGCTTCCTCTATGCCGGTCTGATGCTGACGAAACAAGGACCATTCGTCATCGAGTTCAATGCTCGGTTCGGTGATCCGGAAACAGAAGTCATTCTTCCGCGCTTAGAGACGCCGTTGCTGGATGTCATCATGCCGTTGATGGAAGGACAGACACCAGAAGTCGTTTGGACGGATCAAGCAGCTGTCGGTGTCGTCGTCGCAGCAGAGGGATATCCGGAAGCGCCAAAAACGGGACAAGCGATTCCACTTGATCAGATCGGGAACGGTCTTCTCGTCTTTCATGCCGGCACGGCAGAACGAGACGATCAACTTGTCTCAGCTGGTGGACGTGTCCTCGTGTGTGTCAGCCGTGCCGAGACGATCGAGCAGGCTGTCGAACAGGTCTATGCAAACTTACCAGACGTGACGGATCAGCCATTCTTTTACCGAACTGATATCGCTCAAAAAGCCTTTCGTGCCTCGCATGAATCATGA
- a CDS encoding adenine deaminase C-terminal domain-containing protein: protein MKKNCGRSPWTKSEVRTHQAVISGKLAPTLVIQNATYLNHGVKAWRTANIWISGDRIVYVGPEMPEQADAYHDATGQYIVPGYIEPHAHPFQLYNPASLAKFAAERGTSTLVNDNMLLLLEPTEQAFAQVEALADLPTSMYWWARLDAQTELDADSISIDNRRIQAWLKHPQVIQAGELTGWPRLSQGDDELLHWMQDAIKLGKPIEGHFPGASAKTLTKMALYGVTSDHEAMTVEEAMTRLELGYTTTIRYSSIRPDLPDIFKGLVEAGLTQFDKVLVTTDGSTPSFYKAGMMDETIRLMLEAGIPVEEAYRIASYNAARHFNLDHLLGSIAPGRIAHLNFLEAKDAPTPVAVLARGTWVRQADIPCYPAEALDAVYALMPRSEVQVSLTEQDFSFSMPVGLEMVNSVIMKLYQVEHDTSVPVLPAGCDESFLMLLDREGKWRLNTVLKNFATQVGGLVSSYSISGDILMIGKSKRDMQVAFDRMKAFGGGIVLVEDGEVIAEVPLTLMGQTSDLPLEDLIVQETALREALFERGYAFEDPVYTLLFLASTHLPYVRITPQGIYEVLRKKVLFPAILR, encoded by the coding sequence GTGAAAAAAAATTGTGGAAGATCCCCTTGGACGAAATCTGAAGTACGAACACACCAAGCGGTCATCAGCGGAAAGCTTGCACCGACACTTGTCATACAGAATGCCACTTACCTGAATCATGGTGTCAAAGCATGGCGGACGGCGAACATCTGGATCAGTGGCGACCGGATCGTCTATGTCGGTCCAGAAATGCCGGAACAAGCTGATGCGTATCATGATGCGACAGGTCAATATATTGTACCCGGGTACATTGAACCCCATGCCCATCCGTTCCAACTTTACAATCCAGCGAGTCTTGCAAAATTCGCAGCAGAGCGGGGAACATCGACGCTCGTCAACGACAACATGTTGTTATTATTAGAGCCGACGGAGCAAGCGTTTGCTCAAGTTGAGGCGCTAGCAGACTTACCGACCTCAATGTACTGGTGGGCACGACTCGACGCACAAACCGAGCTTGATGCCGACAGTATCTCGATCGATAATCGCCGGATTCAAGCGTGGCTCAAGCATCCACAAGTCATCCAAGCAGGTGAGTTGACGGGATGGCCACGTCTCTCGCAAGGGGACGATGAATTGCTCCATTGGATGCAGGATGCGATCAAACTCGGAAAACCGATCGAAGGTCATTTCCCTGGTGCTTCAGCGAAGACGCTGACGAAGATGGCGCTGTATGGCGTGACGAGCGATCACGAAGCGATGACGGTCGAAGAAGCGATGACACGTCTTGAACTTGGCTACACGACGACGATTCGTTATTCATCGATTCGTCCAGATCTACCGGATATCTTTAAAGGTCTCGTCGAAGCAGGGTTGACGCAGTTCGATAAGGTGCTCGTGACGACAGATGGTTCAACGCCGTCCTTTTATAAGGCAGGCATGATGGATGAGACGATCCGATTGATGCTTGAGGCAGGCATCCCGGTCGAAGAAGCGTACCGGATCGCGTCGTACAATGCAGCGCGTCATTTTAATCTCGATCATCTACTCGGGAGTATCGCACCAGGACGAATCGCGCATCTCAATTTCCTTGAGGCAAAAGATGCACCGACACCTGTCGCCGTGCTTGCGCGCGGCACATGGGTCCGTCAAGCAGACATCCCATGTTACCCGGCAGAAGCGCTCGATGCAGTCTATGCGCTCATGCCACGTTCGGAAGTCCAGGTTTCGTTAACGGAACAGGATTTCTCGTTCAGCATGCCGGTTGGTCTTGAGATGGTCAATTCCGTCATCATGAAGCTCTATCAAGTTGAACACGATACAAGTGTGCCTGTGCTACCGGCAGGATGTGATGAATCCTTCCTGATGTTACTCGATCGGGAAGGGAAGTGGCGACTAAATACCGTTCTGAAAAACTTTGCGACACAAGTCGGAGGTCTCGTCAGTTCGTACTCGATCAGTGGTGATATCTTGATGATCGGTAAATCGAAACGAGACATGCAAGTCGCGTTTGATCGCATGAAAGCGTTCGGTGGCGGAATCGTTCTCGTCGAGGACGGAGAAGTCATCGCTGAAGTTCCGTTGACCTTGATGGGGCAGACGTCCGACTTGCCACTCGAAGATTTGATCGTTCAGGAAACCGCTCTACGGGAAGCGTTGTTCGAACGCGGTTATGCGTTTGAAGATCCTGTCTATACGTTGCTATTCCTAGCGTCCACTCACTTACCATATGTGCGGATCACACCGCAGGGAATATACGAAGTCCTTCGGAAAAAAGTCCTTTTCCCAGCGATTTTGCGATGA
- a CDS encoding YerC/YecD family TrpR-related protein: protein MQLDKLRGKELDQLFTAIMKMDSLEDCYTLFEDLATVNEIQALAQRLEVARQLREGNTYHKIEKATGASTATISRVKRCLNYGSGGYDLALARLGLIEQEVADN, encoded by the coding sequence ATGCAACTCGATAAATTGCGTGGAAAAGAATTGGATCAGTTATTTACAGCCATCATGAAGATGGATTCATTAGAAGATTGTTATACGTTGTTCGAAGACTTAGCAACCGTCAACGAAATCCAGGCGCTCGCCCAACGTCTTGAAGTCGCACGTCAATTACGTGAAGGCAATACGTATCACAAAATCGAAAAGGCGACCGGTGCTTCAACAGCAACGATCTCGCGTGTCAAACGTTGCTTGAACTACGGTTCGGGCGGTTATGATCTGGCGCTTGCCCGCCTAGGTCTTATCGAGCAAGAAGTAGCGGATAACTAA
- a CDS encoding TrkH family potassium uptake protein, producing MDFALQQRIQHFIRKLTPIQSLVIIYFVAVIIGIILLGLPWSTKGNYDWDFTDLVFMAVSCVSVTGLTTVSVSETFTTFGYFMIMILVQVSGIGLMSLHIAMWVILGKRIGFRERQLVVRDQNQTTMQGVVKYIREVILIIVSIELIGALILGLYYTKYFPTLGEAMLQGLFGSVSATTNAGFDITGESLLPFRGDLFVVFMQILLLTLGAIGFPVLVEVRRYISYRATRQATRQPYHFSLFTKLTASTFFILVLFGTVALLLFEWNESFKGLPIDEKLVDALFQSVTTRNGGLTTVDITSFSQASIFVLSLLMFIGASPSSVGGGIRTTTFAVAVLSVIAFIRGEYGIKIFGREIGQSDIWKAFVVIVVSTGVTMVGLIVLLLVEDAPFLVLFFEACSAFGTTGLSLGITDQLSDIGKWTLSVLMFIGRIGVISFVLLLKANQPKRNYNYPKESVIIG from the coding sequence TTGGATTTTGCGTTACAACAAAGAATTCAACATTTTATTCGAAAGCTGACGCCCATCCAGTCGCTCGTCATCATCTACTTCGTTGCAGTCATCATCGGGATCATTCTGCTCGGTCTACCGTGGTCGACGAAAGGAAATTACGACTGGGACTTCACGGACCTCGTCTTCATGGCGGTTAGTTGTGTCAGTGTCACGGGTTTGACGACGGTCTCAGTCTCGGAAACGTTCACGACGTTCGGCTACTTCATGATCATGATTTTAGTGCAAGTCAGCGGAATTGGTTTGATGTCGCTTCATATCGCGATGTGGGTCATTCTCGGAAAACGAATCGGCTTTCGGGAACGTCAACTTGTCGTCCGAGATCAGAACCAGACGACGATGCAAGGGGTCGTCAAATACATTCGCGAAGTCATCTTGATCATCGTTTCGATTGAATTGATCGGGGCATTGATTCTCGGGCTGTACTATACGAAGTATTTTCCGACACTCGGAGAAGCGATGCTTCAAGGACTGTTCGGATCGGTCAGTGCGACGACGAATGCCGGTTTTGATATCACGGGTGAATCGTTACTACCATTTCGGGGTGATTTATTCGTCGTGTTCATGCAAATTTTGTTGCTGACGCTTGGCGCAATCGGGTTTCCGGTACTCGTTGAAGTCCGGCGCTACATCTCGTACCGGGCGACACGCCAAGCGACACGTCAACCGTACCATTTTTCACTCTTTACGAAATTGACGGCGTCAACGTTCTTCATTCTCGTCCTATTCGGAACGGTAGCATTGCTGCTATTTGAATGGAATGAGTCTTTTAAAGGTTTACCGATCGATGAGAAGCTCGTCGACGCCTTGTTCCAATCCGTCACGACCCGAAACGGGGGATTGACGACGGTCGACATCACGTCCTTCTCGCAGGCATCGATTTTCGTCTTGTCGCTCTTGATGTTCATCGGAGCGTCACCGTCTTCCGTTGGTGGGGGGATTCGAACGACGACGTTCGCCGTCGCTGTCTTGAGTGTCATCGCCTTCATCCGAGGTGAATACGGCATCAAAATCTTCGGTCGTGAGATTGGTCAGTCAGACATCTGGAAAGCCTTCGTCGTCATCGTCGTCTCGACTGGTGTGACGATGGTCGGATTAATTGTCTTATTGCTTGTCGAAGATGCCCCGTTCCTCGTGCTGTTTTTTGAAGCCTGTTCAGCGTTCGGAACGACCGGTCTATCGCTCGGCATCACGGATCAATTATCGGATATCGGAAAATGGACGTTGTCTGTGCTGATGTTCATCGGTCGAATCGGTGTCATCTCATTCGTTCTTCTCCTGAAAGCGAACCAACCGAAACGTAACTACAACTATCCGAAGGAATCCGTCATCATCGGATAA